In Haliotis asinina isolate JCU_RB_2024 chromosome 16, JCU_Hal_asi_v2, whole genome shotgun sequence, the following are encoded in one genomic region:
- the LOC137268317 gene encoding ATP-binding cassette sub-family F member 3-like — translation MAACEELLTHAFPNIDEEVSTYVKGLLEDCCDDFATADDLFDAVGVMLLQADGEKTEDDVMEICQKLHSLLASDSGMSVNGQHRVLDAPVHIGSISSGLTEMSEEDSSIWLKKKDMSSKVDQKKLEKAEAIRQKKLDKRSENPVKTSDTMLETASASQQINRKDAKLDASGTNRSYDIRIENFDIAFGERVLMTGASIHLIAGRRYGFVGRNGLGKTTLLKMISSYQLMIPSHISVLHVEQEVVGDDTLALQSVLECDERREGLLKEERQLNAQLNTPGSGTGKDVSARLSEIYRELEEIEADKAPARAAVILAGLGFSSEGQSRPTREFSGGWRMRLALARALFTEPDLLLLDEPTNMLDMKAIIWLENYLQNWPKTILVVSHDRLFLDAVATDILHIHSQRIDCYRGNYEVFHKTREERLKNQQREYEAQKQYRDHIQVFIDRFRYNANRASQVQSKLKLLDKLPQLVPVAKESEVVLKFPDCEKLSPPILQLDELTFYYSKDEPIFNKTCVNANMDSRICIVGDNGAGKTTLLKILLGDLEPVSGIRHGHRNLKIGYFSQHHVDQLEMNVTSVELLAARFPGKNSEYYRNQLGSYGVSGELAMRPVSSLSGGQKSRVAFAVLSLTNPNFLILDEPTNHLDMETIEALGEALKKFKGGVILVSHDERLIRKVCKELWVVKDKNVVSLENGIDEYKELVNAELQAQV, via the exons ATGGCGGCCTGCGAAGAACTTCTAACCCATGCTTTTCCAAACATTGACGAGGAGGTGTCAACTTACGTCAAAG GCCTGCTGGAGGATTGCTGTGATGACTTTGCTACGGCAGATGACCTGTTTGATGCTGTGGGCGTCATGCTTCTGCAAGCTGATGGGGAGAAGACGGAGGACGACGTCATGGAAATTTGTCAGAAACTCCACAGCCTCCTGGCAAG tGACTCTGGGATGTCAGTGAATGGCCAGCACCGTGTCCTGGATGCTCCTGTCCACATCGGATCAATATCCTCAGGCTTGACTGAGATGAGCGAAGAAGACAGCAGCATATGGCTAAAGAAGAAGGACATGAGCTCT AAAGTGGACCAGAAGAAGCTTGAGAAAGCTGAGGCAATCAGACAGAAGAAGCTGGATAAACGATCGGAGAATCCAGTTAAAACTTCAGATACCAT GTTGGAAACTGCCAGTGCAAGTCAACAGATCAACAGGAAGGATGCAAAACTTGATGCCTCAGGAACGAACCGCAGCTACGACATCCGTATAGAAAACTTTGACATAGCATTTGGGGAAAG GGTGCTAATGACAGGAGCAAGTATCCATCTGATTGCTGGACGGCGGTATGGATTTGTTGGCAGGAATGGCCTCGGAAAGACGACACTACTCAAGATGATATCCAG CTATCAGCTGATGATTCCGTCCCACATCTCAGTGCTACATGTGGAGCAGGAGGTTGTCGGAGATGATACACTGGCCCTGCAGAGCGTCCTGGAGTGTGATGAGAGACGAGAAGGGCTCTTGAAAGAGGAACGTCAGTTGAACGCACAGCTCAACACCCCAGG ttcTGGCACAGGCAAAGATGTTTCAGCAAGACTGAGTGAAATTTACCGTGAGTTGGAGGAAATTGAAGCAGACAAAGCACCTGCGAGAGCCGCTGTTATTTTAGCAGGTCTTGGATTTTCTTCTGAGGGGCAGAGCAGGCCAACAAG AGAGTTTTCTGGAGGTTGGAGGATGAGATTAGCCCTTGCAAGAGCCCTGTTTACAGA ACCAGacttattgttacttgatg AACCTACAAACATGTTGGACATGAAAGCCATTATATGGTTAGAGAATTACTTACAG AACTGGCCAAAGACAATTTTGGTAGTTTCTCATGATCGGCTGTTTCTTGATGCTGTTGCCACGGATATCTTACATATACACTCACAAAGAATAGACTGTTACCGTGGCAACTATGAAGTGTTTCACAAAACAAGGGAGGAGAGACTGAAAAACCAACAACGAGAATATGAAGCTCAGAAGCAGTATAGAGACCATATACAG GTGTTTATTGATAGATTCCGCTACAATGCTAATAGAGCCTCACAAGTCCAGAGTAAACTGAAACTCCTTGACAAGCT ACCACAATTAGTACCTGTTGCCAAGGAATCAGAAGTTGTGCTGAA GTTTCCTGATTGCGAGAAGTTATCTCCCCCTATTCTTCAACTGGATGAGCTCACCTTCTACTACTCTAAAGACGAACCAATCTTCAacaagacatgtgtcaatgccAACATGGATTCCAGGATTTGTATT GTTGGAGACAATGGCGCTGGTAAAACAACATTGTTGAAAATCCTTCTGGGTGACCTTGAACCTGTGAGTGGTATCCGTCATGGTCATCGTAACCTGAAGATCGGTTACTTCAGTCAGCATCATGTTGACCAGCTGGAAATGAATGTGACGTCCGTAGAGCTGCTGGCAGCGAGATTCCCAG GAAAGAATTCAGAATATTATAGGAACCAGCTTGGCTCTTATGGTGTATCGGGTGAGCTCGCAATGAGGCCAGTGTCAAGTTTGTCAGGAGGACAGAAGAGTCGAGTTGCCTTTGCAGTCTTGAGTTTAACCAA CCCAAACTTCCTTATCTTGGACGAACCGACAAATCACTTAGACATGGAGACAATAGAAGCTCTTGGGGAGGCCCTGAAGAAATTCAAG GGAGGTGTGATACTGGTATCACACGACGAGCGACTGATCCGGAAAGTGTGCAAGGAACTATGGGTAGTGAAGGACAAAAATGTTGTGTCACTAGAGAACGGCATTGATGAATACAAGGAGCTTGTCAATGCAGAACTTCAAGCACAAGTTTAG